The proteins below come from a single Chitinophaga pinensis DSM 2588 genomic window:
- a CDS encoding sensor histidine kinase: MHEQDLIKILVVDDRADNLLSIESILERESYTIVKANSGRAALKILLKEYDFSLILMDVQMPDMNGFETAALIYQRDKLKEIPIIFITAHSHEEEAIFKGYKVGAVDFIYKPINPELLRVKVGLFVELYRKTQSLIAQEQKLLNTNASLQREIEEKEASELKVRELNRQLLQNNIHLKAVNEELDRFAYIASHDLQEPLRKIRVFSDMILQKKSSAGDVDKYVQKITNATIRMQQLVSDLLRFSRHSIQGGDFTVCDLNDLVRDALTELEIKVQQSSASIKIEKLPSIQVIPTLMRQVFYNLISNALKFRKKEVSPEVRIYAELVASPDPHLRERPDGNYYKIFVVDNGIGFESQYVEDIFVVFKRLHSYHEIEGTGIGLSICKKIMEQHNGFITATSEIDNGATFIIGIPEKQMLPVNMTLMD, from the coding sequence TTGCACGAACAGGACTTAATAAAAATATTAGTTGTTGACGACCGGGCGGATAATTTATTATCGATTGAATCCATCCTGGAAAGGGAGAGCTATACGATTGTAAAAGCCAACTCGGGCAGGGCTGCACTGAAGATCCTGTTGAAGGAATATGATTTTTCATTGATACTAATGGATGTGCAGATGCCGGATATGAACGGCTTTGAAACTGCAGCCCTGATCTATCAGCGGGATAAGCTAAAGGAAATTCCGATCATCTTTATCACGGCGCATAGTCATGAGGAAGAAGCCATCTTTAAAGGCTACAAGGTAGGGGCCGTAGACTTTATTTACAAACCGATCAATCCTGAACTGCTAAGGGTAAAGGTGGGACTGTTTGTTGAACTGTACCGAAAAACACAGTCTCTTATTGCGCAGGAACAGAAGCTGCTGAATACGAATGCTTCCCTGCAACGGGAAATTGAGGAGAAAGAAGCCTCTGAGTTAAAGGTGCGCGAACTGAACAGGCAATTGTTGCAGAATAACATTCACCTGAAAGCTGTCAATGAAGAACTGGATAGGTTTGCCTATATCGCTTCACATGACCTCCAGGAGCCTTTGCGTAAGATCAGGGTGTTCAGTGATATGATCCTTCAGAAGAAGAGTAGCGCCGGCGACGTGGATAAATATGTGCAGAAGATCACCAATGCGACGATTCGTATGCAGCAACTGGTGAGCGATCTGTTACGTTTTTCCCGGCATTCTATTCAGGGGGGCGACTTTACAGTATGCGACCTGAATGACCTGGTACGCGATGCGCTGACAGAACTGGAGATCAAAGTGCAGCAATCCAGTGCCAGTATAAAGATCGAGAAACTACCTTCTATACAGGTAATACCTACCTTGATGCGACAGGTATTTTACAACCTGATCAGCAATGCGCTGAAGTTCCGCAAGAAGGAAGTGTCACCGGAGGTGCGTATCTATGCAGAACTGGTGGCATCGCCTGATCCGCATCTGCGTGAAAGACCGGATGGTAATTATTATAAGATCTTTGTTGTTGACAATGGTATTGGCTTTGAGAGTCAGTATGTCGAAGATATATTCGTTGTGTTTAAACGCTTGCATAGCTATCATGAGATCGAAGGGACGGGTATCGGTCTTTCGATCTGTAAAAAGATCATGGAGCAGCACAATGGTTTTATTACAGCGACGAGTGAGATTGATAATGGAGCGACGTTTATTATCGGAATACCGGAGAAGCAGATGTTGCCGGTGAATATGACGTTGATGGATTAA